A genomic region of Bdellovibrionales bacterium contains the following coding sequences:
- a CDS encoding SPOR domain-containing protein — MAANRAESIEKEKEKAEDLESPVKEDKARATGYKKYSKDSSEPSSPPTMTTVEHSNDKGKKIAEHKSQTKNSEIEKSSSSVAKEAQRVADGKAPVPDQKEMRRPTSILPSVATSSIGKYTIQVASYANEDEAKAHANELKQKGWNAFYLPAEINSKTWFRVSIGLFTDQKSAGSFREELMKQSAISSSIIQKIVE, encoded by the coding sequence TTGGCAGCCAACAGAGCAGAATCCATCGAAAAGGAAAAAGAGAAGGCTGAAGATCTTGAAAGTCCCGTCAAGGAGGATAAAGCTAGAGCAACTGGATATAAAAAATATTCCAAGGATTCGTCGGAACCCTCCTCGCCGCCGACGATGACGACAGTTGAGCACAGCAACGACAAGGGTAAAAAGATTGCCGAACATAAAAGTCAAACCAAGAATTCTGAAATCGAAAAATCCAGTTCTTCTGTCGCTAAAGAAGCACAACGAGTCGCCGACGGAAAGGCTCCTGTCCCAGACCAAAAGGAGATGCGCAGACCAACGAGCATTTTGCCCTCTGTAGCTACTTCTTCGATTGGCAAGTACACCATTCAAGTCGCTTCTTATGCAAACGAGGATGAAGCGAAAGCTCATGCCAACGAACTTAAGCAGAAGGGCTGGAATGCTTTTTATTTGCCCGCCGAGATCAATTCGAAGACGTGGTTTCGAGTCAGCATTGGACTCTTTACCGATCAAAAAAGCGCCGGGTCCTTTCGCGAAGAATTGATGAAGCAGTCGGCAATTTCCTCTTCAATTATTCAGAAGATCGTGGAGTAA